One Niabella beijingensis DNA window includes the following coding sequences:
- a CDS encoding TonB-dependent receptor, which translates to MKLLFLLCCSMVYCMGNAQLYQLAVNVTDPRHNPVPDAQLRIADHKTHVVTDAGGTGLFKELLPGTYYLHVFREGYQPFTKKIAITTHDRSIVVTLQPEAGLLQEVQVNNTTARQRKNQEQLNLEIIKSDFIQKNLGGSLLQSLERLPGVKTISIGSGQSKPLLRGLGFNRVAVIDGYIKHEGQQWGADHGLEIDQFAVEELEILKGAASFAYGSDAIAGAINIKHPVPPAPRSLGGNVNLIGKTNNALYGGSLELHGRTQKWFGTGRITFQDYADYRVPADSLYVYDYPVQLYRHHLRNTAGRELNGHLTTGYISGRFKSVFDITNIYNKSGFFANAHGLEPRNVNTAIHDADSRDILMPYQQVNHFKLINRSHFMIHHHVITMAAGYQNNHRREYNHYVTHGYMPAVYPDTMTIPVNLERAFRKNTYSLNAKDMIAFGNHELEFGFNSEIQKNTINGWSFLVPAFDQKSIGVFIYDKIHLTDRTLLHGALRYDHTGIRIHDYTDWFPSPVAENGDTSAIHISRAGNTNRDFNSITGSIGINHNRKHLSLKANIGKSYRVPIAKELAANGVNYHYFSYEKGNAALDPEASYQIDASAVLDQNRWQVQLSPFFNYFPNYIYLNPTPDHDYLYGAGNQVFEYRQSRVMRYGAELQITYRLLKNLSAEFLGEYLYSRQLSGNKKGYTLPFSPAPTALMNLTFQPIKTAPFHQTYFSVDYRLSAPQNNIVPPEKKTKGFTVLNIQAGTRFIIGKQQARLSLQLQNAFNTRYMVHTSFYRLIGLPEPGRNLILSLKIPFNFLNHKEQ; encoded by the coding sequence ATGAAGCTGTTATTCCTGCTTTGCTGCAGTATGGTATACTGTATGGGCAATGCCCAGCTGTACCAACTTGCAGTGAACGTTACCGATCCTCGTCACAACCCCGTTCCGGACGCACAGCTCCGGATCGCAGATCATAAGACCCATGTTGTTACAGACGCCGGTGGCACCGGTCTGTTTAAGGAACTGCTGCCCGGCACTTATTACCTGCACGTTTTTAGGGAAGGATATCAGCCTTTTACTAAAAAGATAGCTATTACAACACATGATCGCTCAATAGTTGTAACACTACAACCGGAAGCAGGGCTGCTTCAGGAAGTACAGGTCAACAACACAACGGCCCGCCAGCGTAAAAACCAGGAGCAGCTGAACCTGGAGATCATAAAAAGCGATTTTATTCAAAAAAACCTGGGAGGCAGCCTGCTGCAAAGTCTTGAACGGCTTCCCGGTGTCAAAACGATCAGTATCGGTTCAGGGCAATCCAAACCGCTGCTGCGGGGACTGGGGTTTAACCGGGTGGCGGTGATTGACGGCTACATCAAACACGAAGGGCAGCAATGGGGCGCTGATCACGGACTTGAAATCGATCAGTTCGCCGTCGAAGAACTGGAAATACTAAAGGGGGCCGCATCCTTTGCCTATGGCTCCGACGCTATAGCCGGCGCTATTAATATAAAACACCCGGTGCCGCCGGCGCCCCGCAGCCTAGGAGGGAATGTTAATCTGATCGGCAAAACCAACAATGCCCTTTACGGGGGTTCGCTGGAGCTGCATGGAAGAACTCAAAAATGGTTCGGAACGGGCAGGATTACATTTCAGGATTATGCCGATTACCGGGTGCCTGCCGACAGCCTGTACGTTTACGACTATCCGGTTCAGCTTTACCGTCATCACCTCAGGAACACCGCCGGCAGGGAATTGAACGGGCATCTCACCACGGGTTATATAAGCGGCCGGTTTAAGTCGGTATTCGACATAACCAACATCTATAATAAGAGTGGTTTTTTTGCCAATGCGCATGGTCTGGAACCCCGCAACGTAAATACAGCAATACACGATGCGGACAGCAGGGATATCTTAATGCCGTATCAGCAGGTCAACCATTTCAAACTGATCAACAGGAGTCATTTCATGATACATCATCATGTTATTACGATGGCGGCCGGATATCAAAACAATCACCGCCGCGAATACAATCACTATGTTACCCACGGTTACATGCCCGCAGTATACCCGGATACGATGACCATCCCGGTCAACCTGGAACGAGCGTTCAGAAAAAATACTTATTCTTTAAACGCAAAGGACATGATAGCATTCGGCAACCATGAACTTGAATTTGGTTTTAACAGTGAGATCCAGAAAAACACCATAAACGGCTGGAGTTTTTTAGTGCCCGCATTTGATCAGAAAAGCATCGGGGTCTTTATATACGATAAGATCCATTTGACGGACCGGACACTGCTGCATGGCGCCCTCCGGTATGATCATACCGGTATCCGCATTCATGATTATACGGACTGGTTTCCATCGCCGGTTGCTGAAAATGGCGACACCAGCGCCATTCACATCTCAAGAGCCGGCAATACCAACCGGGATTTCAACAGTATCACCGGATCCATCGGCATTAATCATAACCGGAAGCACCTGAGCCTGAAAGCGAACATAGGCAAAAGCTACCGTGTACCCATTGCCAAAGAGCTTGCAGCCAACGGAGTCAACTATCACTACTTCAGCTATGAGAAAGGGAATGCGGCCCTCGATCCAGAAGCGTCCTATCAGATCGATGCTTCGGCCGTTCTGGATCAAAACAGGTGGCAGGTGCAACTGAGCCCGTTCTTCAATTATTTCCCCAACTACATCTATTTAAACCCTACCCCTGATCATGATTACCTGTATGGAGCCGGCAACCAGGTCTTTGAATACCGGCAAAGCAGGGTAATGAGATATGGCGCCGAATTACAGATAACCTACCGGCTGCTGAAAAATCTAAGTGCTGAATTTCTGGGGGAATATCTTTATTCCAGACAGCTTTCCGGTAATAAAAAAGGTTACACCTTACCCTTTTCGCCCGCCCCGACAGCATTGATGAACCTGACCTTCCAACCCATAAAAACCGCACCGTTTCATCAGACCTATTTTTCTGTGGATTACCGATTGTCGGCGCCGCAAAACAATATCGTGCCGCCCGAAAAGAAAACAAAAGGATTCACTGTATTGAACATACAGGCCGGTACCCGTTTTATCATAGGAAAACAGCAGGCCCGGCTCAGCCTTCAGTTACAAAATGCATTTAACACGAGGTATATGGTGCACACCAGCTTTTACCGGCTGATAGGTCTTCCAGAGCCCGGCCGTAACCTGATCCTTTCCCTAAAAATACCTTTCAATTTTTTAAATCATAAAGAACAATGA
- a CDS encoding DUF4625 domain-containing protein, which yields MKYNQFLKMTLAVALCGSLITGCSKDNDTKTDTEYPVIDVTTSDAFPKQCSELRRGTAFSAKIIVSDNAELGSVSIDIHHNFDHHTHSTELDDCGLDALKTPVNPFTLIKSFPIPAGNKNHMVSEEIQVPATIDPGDYHFMIRATDREGWQTIKGLSIKIK from the coding sequence ATGAAGTACAATCAATTTTTAAAAATGACGCTGGCCGTTGCACTCTGCGGAAGCCTGATCACAGGTTGTTCCAAAGACAACGACACAAAAACAGATACGGAATACCCGGTCATTGACGTTACCACATCCGATGCTTTTCCCAAACAGTGTTCGGAACTCAGAAGAGGAACCGCATTCTCTGCTAAGATCATCGTATCCGACAATGCGGAGCTGGGTTCGGTGAGTATCGACATTCACCACAATTTTGATCATCACACGCACAGCACCGAACTGGATGACTGTGGGCTGGATGCTCTAAAAACGCCCGTCAACCCCTTTACATTGATAAAAAGTTTTCCCATACCGGCAGGTAATAAGAACCATATGGTATCGGAAGAGATCCAGGTTCCTGCAACCATCGATCCCGGCGATTATCATTTTATGATACGCGCCACCGACAGGGAAGGATGGCAAACCATAAAAGGATTGAGTATTAAAATAAAATAA
- a CDS encoding DUF4625 domain-containing protein has translation MVFQQPFSKWAIAIIVLLAGVASCKKDDKELIAKPTITNLEIGANNSKTGYPGADIHIEGDITAPGTIENIAVEIRPESGNGWKFNETFTEGYTGTRNATLHEHIDIPEDAATGRYQVLIRIADKTGNVTELAAELNIVTDPSLPSIKDLEVAYEGNGELHVEGAVTAVNKIAAITIEVHGGSYEKEFPVTGDYAGKTTYHLHQHIDIADAPSGHYHVHVAVKDQAGKEMEFEGHFDK, from the coding sequence ATGGTATTCCAACAACCTTTCAGCAAATGGGCGATCGCTATTATTGTACTTCTGGCAGGGGTCGCATCCTGTAAAAAAGACGACAAGGAATTAATCGCCAAACCAACGATCACCAACCTGGAGATCGGGGCCAACAACAGCAAGACCGGTTATCCGGGAGCCGATATTCATATCGAAGGCGATATCACCGCTCCCGGAACGATCGAAAACATTGCAGTAGAGATCCGGCCGGAAAGCGGGAACGGATGGAAATTCAATGAAACGTTTACAGAAGGCTATACCGGAACAAGGAACGCCACATTGCACGAGCACATTGATATACCGGAAGACGCGGCAACAGGGCGTTACCAGGTGCTGATCAGGATCGCCGATAAGACGGGGAACGTCACCGAACTGGCCGCAGAACTGAACATCGTGACAGACCCTTCACTTCCTTCCATAAAGGACCTGGAAGTGGCGTATGAGGGCAATGGCGAATTACATGTGGAAGGAGCCGTTACTGCAGTCAACAAAATTGCAGCGATCACCATAGAAGTGCACGGAGGCAGTTATGAAAAAGAGTTTCCGGTAACCGGTGACTATGCGGGCAAGACCACCTATCATTTGCACCAGCATATAGATATTGCTGATGCGCCCTCCGGTCATTACCATGTACATGTGGCGGTAAAAGACCAGGCCGGAAAAGAAATGGAATTTGAAGGTCACTTTGACAAATAA
- a CDS encoding outer membrane beta-barrel protein: MKKLLLFILLQWLVHASGSAQTAGIDGTVQNSHRKALPGATVSLQQPGNSAPAISKSCDSSGHYRFDKLSPGKYIITASHTGYLKSSCDTIFVATVPSRHTHHFILPEDSTTLTGVVVQNSRHLIRMEKGKMIINVQQMAVTTGLTGFDLLKKMPGITVDQNETIQMRGSSGINVQIDGKTTYLSGKQLTTYLKGISAEDLNKLELDMAPSAESDAAGNAGIINIIPKKNRQKGYAMDLRTGITRGYFWMPAANISFSRNSKKINLFGSFDYKTPDSHWESSSGNTIYQDGAALQLRRINRSDYKINYYTWHGGTEWQFLPKHLLGIDYMGYLDDYKSSNRPTVATYNEAGLLRSSIHSVNDIKEPYHYDAVNLNYRFDIDSTGKNITADAHYTSYRNYSDGRMTTQSANADGNITGTYSLLSHQPGFIRIRSVQSDATLPFPKFSLRTGVKYAVITNDNAYQFDSLTDGRIIPAEAMSNHFVYRERIAAAYLSAAGKIKNISIDAGLRAEYTNADGYTVKQDINNRRSYLQLFPTLSLGEDLKNGDRVNIAASRRINRPSYSDLNPVRWYTDPYYYYAGNPDLLPEMAWVFSAAYTLKHRYIFTFSYNRSSNYINRKLFRDDNSAAVSSRSANLGSMQQAGLIIAAPLQLFSFWELQLTADLNYMTYPVSQLEGEYRLAKWYGTLTAQQQIRLPAGIKMDLFTQYVSAALRGIYTTKQYFYTDIGFKRSFFAGKLDLQFTLNDAFNTIRYQGVSQSNIVNYWYNDKPDTRKAGISVHYHFGSGPVKGNKKKTEEQERL; encoded by the coding sequence ATGAAAAAGCTTCTTTTATTTATACTACTCCAATGGCTGGTTCACGCCAGCGGGTCAGCACAAACAGCAGGCATTGACGGCACCGTGCAAAACAGTCACCGTAAGGCCCTGCCCGGGGCTACGGTTTCACTGCAGCAGCCGGGCAACAGTGCGCCGGCTATCAGTAAAAGCTGTGACAGTTCCGGTCATTACCGGTTCGACAAGCTTTCTCCCGGAAAATACATTATAACGGCTTCCCACACGGGCTATCTGAAATCATCCTGCGATACCATTTTTGTAGCAACAGTTCCGTCCAGGCATACCCATCATTTCATCCTGCCGGAGGACAGTACCACATTGACGGGTGTAGTGGTACAAAACAGCAGGCACCTGATCCGGATGGAAAAAGGGAAAATGATAATTAACGTACAGCAGATGGCCGTTACAACAGGGCTTACCGGTTTTGACCTGCTGAAAAAGATGCCGGGCATCACCGTCGATCAAAATGAAACTATTCAGATGCGAGGCTCATCGGGTATTAATGTGCAGATTGATGGTAAAACGACCTACCTGTCCGGCAAGCAGCTTACCACTTACCTGAAAGGGATCAGCGCGGAAGACCTGAATAAACTTGAACTGGACATGGCACCTTCAGCCGAATCGGATGCGGCCGGAAATGCGGGCATTATCAATATCATCCCGAAAAAGAACCGGCAAAAAGGCTATGCAATGGATTTAAGGACCGGCATCACCAGGGGATACTTCTGGATGCCTGCGGCGAACATTTCCTTTAGCCGCAACAGTAAAAAAATAAATCTGTTTGGTTCTTTCGATTATAAAACGCCCGACAGTCATTGGGAAAGCTCCAGTGGCAACACGATCTATCAGGACGGGGCTGCATTACAACTCCGGCGGATAAACCGGTCCGATTACAAAATCAACTATTATACCTGGCATGGGGGAACAGAATGGCAGTTCCTGCCCAAACATCTGCTGGGCATCGATTACATGGGATACCTGGATGACTATAAAAGCAGTAACCGCCCGACAGTCGCCACGTATAATGAGGCGGGCCTCCTGCGTTCTTCCATACATTCGGTCAATGATATCAAAGAACCTTATCACTATGATGCAGTTAACCTGAATTATCGTTTCGATATTGATTCCACCGGAAAAAACATCACTGCAGATGCACATTACACCTCCTACCGGAATTATTCCGACGGGAGAATGACCACTCAAAGCGCGAACGCGGATGGCAATATCACCGGTACATACAGTCTTTTATCGCACCAGCCGGGATTCATCCGGATCAGATCGGTTCAGTCTGATGCCACGCTCCCCTTTCCAAAGTTTTCGCTCAGGACAGGGGTCAAATATGCGGTAATAACCAATGACAATGCCTATCAGTTCGACTCCCTGACAGACGGCCGTATCATCCCAGCGGAAGCAATGAGCAATCATTTTGTTTACCGCGAAAGGATTGCCGCAGCTTATCTCTCGGCAGCGGGAAAAATAAAAAACATCAGCATCGATGCGGGCCTGCGCGCAGAATATACGAACGCGGACGGGTATACTGTCAAACAGGACATCAACAACCGGCGGTCGTACCTGCAGCTGTTCCCCACCCTTTCGCTCGGGGAGGATTTGAAAAACGGCGACAGGGTCAATATTGCTGCGAGCAGAAGGATCAACCGTCCATCCTACAGCGACCTGAACCCGGTACGCTGGTATACGGACCCCTACTATTATTATGCCGGCAATCCCGATTTGCTGCCTGAAATGGCCTGGGTCTTCTCAGCCGCCTACACCCTTAAACACCGGTATATTTTTACATTCAGCTACAATCGCAGCAGCAATTATATCAACAGAAAACTATTCAGGGATGACAATAGCGCTGCAGTCAGCAGCCGGTCCGCCAATCTGGGGAGCATGCAGCAGGCCGGGCTGATCATTGCCGCACCACTGCAGCTTTTTTCATTCTGGGAACTGCAGCTGACAGCAGATCTGAATTATATGACCTATCCTGTTTCACAGCTTGAAGGAGAATACCGGCTCGCGAAATGGTACGGAACCTTAACAGCACAACAGCAGATCCGGTTGCCGGCTGGTATAAAAATGGACCTCTTTACACAGTATGTATCTGCGGCGCTGCGGGGCATTTATACAACCAAACAGTATTTCTATACCGACATTGGTTTCAAACGATCATTTTTTGCCGGCAAGCTGGACCTGCAGTTCACCTTAAATGATGCTTTCAATACCATCCGTTATCAGGGCGTATCACAAAGCAATATTGTCAACTACTGGTACAACGACAAACCCGATACCCGGAAGGCCGGCATCTCAGTACATTATCATTTTGGCAGCGGGCCTGTAAAAGGCAACAAAAAGAAAACGGAAGAACAGGAACGGTTATAA
- a CDS encoding carbon starvation protein A — MDFLNGVNALTLIFSGLLLFAIAYRFYGIFMANKVLRINAKNTTPAHEFSNGKDYVPTNKNVLFGHHFAAIAAAGPLVGPVLAAQFGYLPGTLWILIGCVLAGGVHDMVVLFASVRHKGESLASIAGKEIGKTTGFIAGIAILFILILTLAGLSLACISAMYEAPWSLFTVISTLPIALIMGLIMRYKKNSITFASILGGVLLIVAIVGGHRLMEFKGIGELFHWKMSTIAVAITIYGFLASVLPVWLLLVPRDYLSTYLKIGTIIMLTIGVVIIHPDLQMPALTKFVNGGGPIIGGPVLPFIFIVIACGAISGFHAVIATGTTPKMLGNEKEILFVGYGAMLVEGFVALMALIAACTLMPGDYFGINTPKELYPDFLLQNPGLVTVDLDHISSKIGVDLMGRTGGAVSLAVGMAHIFDKIPFMNDVMAYWYNFAIMFEAVFILTAIDAGTRVGRFFLQEMIGTVFPKFNDRNWLPGIVITSLIFTLSWGYLVYTGNISSIWPLFGISNQLLAACGLIVCTTMLIRLNRKKYALCAAIPGVFMAIITFWAGYEQIMKIYLPKEQYLLAFLAFTAMLLMLIVFLNTFRRWRSLLRKRALELDYYGDYVKEIVER; from the coding sequence ATGGATTTTCTGAACGGAGTAAATGCCCTCACCTTAATTTTTTCCGGATTGCTCCTTTTTGCCATTGCTTACCGGTTCTACGGGATCTTTATGGCGAACAAAGTGCTCCGGATCAATGCAAAGAATACAACGCCTGCACATGAGTTCTCCAATGGAAAGGACTATGTGCCCACCAACAAAAACGTACTTTTCGGGCATCATTTTGCCGCCATAGCAGCAGCAGGGCCGCTGGTTGGGCCGGTATTGGCCGCGCAGTTCGGCTACCTGCCGGGCACGCTGTGGATCCTGATCGGATGTGTGCTGGCCGGCGGTGTGCACGATATGGTGGTTCTTTTCGCTTCCGTGAGGCATAAAGGAGAGAGTCTGGCTTCCATTGCAGGCAAGGAGATCGGAAAAACCACCGGGTTTATTGCGGGGATCGCCATTCTCTTTATTCTTATCTTAACATTGGCAGGCCTTTCCCTAGCCTGTATCAGTGCCATGTATGAGGCCCCCTGGTCGCTGTTCACCGTTATTTCCACATTACCCATTGCCCTCATCATGGGCCTTATCATGCGGTATAAAAAAAACAGTATCACGTTTGCCAGTATCCTGGGTGGTGTGTTGCTTATTGTTGCGATCGTAGGCGGGCACCGGCTGATGGAATTTAAAGGGATCGGGGAACTGTTTCACTGGAAAATGAGTACGATTGCAGTGGCCATTACGATCTACGGATTCCTGGCTTCCGTGCTGCCGGTGTGGCTGTTGCTGGTTCCCAGGGATTATTTGTCTACTTATTTAAAGATCGGCACGATTATCATGCTCACCATCGGCGTGGTGATCATCCACCCGGATCTGCAAATGCCCGCGCTGACAAAGTTTGTGAATGGCGGCGGCCCGATCATCGGAGGACCGGTACTGCCCTTTATATTTATTGTGATCGCCTGCGGGGCTATTTCCGGCTTTCATGCGGTGATCGCTACCGGAACCACTCCCAAGATGCTGGGCAATGAAAAGGAGATCCTCTTTGTGGGATACGGAGCAATGCTGGTGGAAGGATTTGTGGCATTAATGGCATTGATCGCTGCCTGTACGCTGATGCCCGGCGATTATTTTGGTATCAACACCCCGAAGGAACTGTATCCCGATTTTCTGCTGCAGAATCCCGGTCTGGTTACTGTGGATCTGGATCATATCAGCTCAAAGATCGGGGTCGACCTGATGGGGAGAACGGGTGGCGCGGTATCGCTGGCCGTAGGCATGGCGCATATTTTTGACAAGATCCCTTTTATGAATGATGTGATGGCCTACTGGTACAATTTTGCGATCATGTTTGAAGCCGTTTTTATTTTAACGGCGATCGATGCAGGGACAAGAGTAGGCCGGTTCTTTTTACAGGAAATGATCGGTACCGTTTTCCCAAAATTCAACGACCGGAACTGGCTGCCGGGGATTGTGATCACCAGTCTTATTTTTACACTATCCTGGGGCTACCTGGTCTATACAGGAAATATCAGTTCCATCTGGCCGTTATTCGGGATCAGCAATCAGCTGCTGGCCGCCTGCGGGCTGATCGTTTGTACGACAATGCTGATCCGTCTTAACCGGAAAAAATATGCATTGTGCGCAGCCATTCCCGGGGTCTTTATGGCTATTATCACCTTCTGGGCGGGCTACGAACAGATCATGAAGATCTACCTGCCTAAAGAGCAGTATCTGCTGGCCTTTCTGGCATTCACTGCTATGCTGCTGATGCTGATCGTTTTCCTGAATACCTTCCGGAGATGGCGGTCCTTACTGCGAAAACGGGCGCTGGAGCTGGATTATTATGGCGACTACGTAAAAGAGATCGTTGAGCGGTAG
- a CDS encoding FAD-dependent oxidoreductase, with amino-acid sequence MKRKHFIKSFGVGAGALMTFNGLASGPVSSIPSPLRGSREISSDLVIAGSGMGACAAALAALRNGCSVTMTEETAWIGGQLTQQGVSCPDEHRWIESFGATKSYLELRKQIREFYNRFYPLSAPAKAAAFFNPGNGAVSKLCHEPRVALSVLNSLLLPYALAGKLNLLLRTKVVAADPDGDLVHFVKCRNLETGTEHVLKGSYFVDATELGDLLPLAGVEYVSGAESKSQTNELHAAAMADPANNQALTSCFVLEYRKGEDHRIDKPENYSFWRDFVPPLKPSWSGKLLSLYYSSPATLQPKKLGFDPTGKPTGGTLNLWNYRRIIDDRNFSEGFYKGNLSLINWPQNDYFLTNIIDVDQQAFDKGVKKAKELSRSLLYWLQTEVERPDGGQGWPGLLLRTDMLGTDDGMAQYPYIRESRRIKPVFRILEEHVGRENRKLVASGAAAARSAAFFDSVGIGYYHIDLHPCTGGTNYIDFDSLPFQIPLGALLPQRVRNLLAANKNIGTTHITNGCYRLHPVEWGIGEAAGMVIAFSLRKKTEPHAIRGNKKMLEEFQQYLEAQGVSLQWPEEIYK; translated from the coding sequence ATGAAAAGAAAACATTTTATAAAATCATTCGGAGTTGGGGCAGGGGCGCTGATGACCTTTAATGGCCTGGCCTCCGGTCCTGTATCTTCAATACCTTCACCGCTCAGGGGTTCCCGGGAGATCAGCTCCGACCTGGTGATAGCGGGTAGTGGTATGGGTGCCTGTGCTGCGGCACTGGCAGCATTAAGGAATGGCTGCTCCGTTACCATGACGGAAGAGACGGCCTGGATTGGCGGCCAGCTGACGCAACAGGGCGTGAGCTGCCCGGATGAACATCGCTGGATCGAATCATTTGGCGCCACAAAATCTTACCTGGAACTGCGGAAACAGATCCGGGAATTCTACAATCGCTTTTATCCTTTAAGCGCACCGGCGAAAGCGGCTGCTTTCTTCAATCCTGGTAATGGTGCGGTATCTAAATTATGTCATGAGCCCCGTGTGGCACTGTCGGTATTGAACAGCCTCCTATTGCCGTATGCCCTTGCAGGAAAGCTGAACCTCCTGTTGCGGACAAAAGTAGTGGCGGCGGATCCGGATGGAGACCTGGTACATTTTGTAAAATGCCGGAACCTGGAAACGGGAACGGAGCATGTGCTCAAAGGCAGCTACTTTGTGGATGCCACAGAATTGGGCGACCTGTTGCCACTGGCCGGTGTTGAGTATGTTTCCGGGGCCGAATCAAAAAGCCAGACAAACGAGTTACATGCCGCAGCAATGGCAGACCCGGCAAACAATCAGGCATTGACCAGCTGCTTTGTACTGGAATACCGGAAAGGCGAGGATCATCGCATCGATAAGCCGGAGAATTACAGCTTCTGGCGGGATTTTGTTCCCCCGTTAAAACCCTCCTGGTCGGGGAAATTGTTGTCCCTGTATTATTCCAGTCCTGCTACATTGCAACCGAAGAAGCTGGGTTTTGATCCCACAGGAAAACCAACGGGTGGTACGCTGAATCTCTGGAATTACCGGCGCATTATTGACGACAGGAATTTTAGCGAGGGATTTTATAAAGGGAACCTGAGTCTGATCAACTGGCCGCAGAATGATTATTTTCTGACCAATATTATTGATGTGGACCAGCAGGCTTTTGACAAGGGCGTGAAAAAAGCAAAGGAGCTGAGCAGGTCCCTGCTTTACTGGCTTCAAACGGAAGTGGAACGGCCTGACGGAGGACAGGGATGGCCGGGACTGCTGCTCCGCACGGATATGCTGGGTACGGATGATGGGATGGCCCAGTATCCCTATATCCGCGAGTCGCGCCGCATCAAACCGGTATTCCGGATACTGGAAGAGCATGTGGGACGCGAGAACCGGAAGCTGGTCGCTTCAGGAGCGGCGGCGGCAAGATCGGCTGCTTTTTTTGACAGCGTCGGTATCGGGTACTATCATATCGACCTGCATCCCTGTACCGGCGGAACCAATTATATCGATTTTGATTCCCTGCCTTTCCAGATCCCTCTGGGCGCGCTATTGCCGCAACGGGTGCGGAATCTGTTGGCGGCCAATAAAAATATAGGCACCACACATATAACAAACGGCTGTTACCGGCTGCACCCGGTAGAATGGGGGATAGGGGAAGCCGCCGGCATGGTGATCGCTTTTTCGCTTCGGAAAAAGACCGAGCCACATGCCATACGCGGGAATAAAAAAATGCTGGAGGAATTTCAGCAGTACCTCGAAGCGCAGGGCGTGTCCCTTCAATGGCCGGAGGAGATCTATAAGTAA